A stretch of Amycolatopsis balhimycina FH 1894 DNA encodes these proteins:
- a CDS encoding OsmC family protein: MSLTDVIEGTRKAVDADPHNAAVSFSVDNVLKPGTKTEVAVKVRGHEFTVDEPPALGGTDHAANPVEFALAALGSCQVITYQFWAAKRGIPLDSVKVTVDGDLDLHGFFGFSFNTRPGFGDVRVSVELEGPASRERYEDLKREVDEHCPVLDLFRNETPVSTKLT, from the coding sequence ATGTCGCTGACCGACGTCATCGAAGGCACCCGCAAGGCTGTCGACGCCGACCCGCACAACGCCGCCGTTTCCTTCAGCGTCGACAACGTCCTGAAGCCCGGCACCAAGACCGAAGTCGCCGTCAAGGTGCGGGGCCACGAGTTCACCGTCGACGAACCGCCGGCGCTCGGCGGGACCGACCACGCCGCCAACCCCGTCGAGTTCGCGCTCGCCGCCCTCGGCTCCTGCCAGGTGATCACCTACCAGTTCTGGGCGGCGAAGCGCGGGATCCCGCTCGACTCGGTCAAGGTCACCGTCGACGGCGACCTCGACCTGCACGGCTTCTTCGGCTTCTCCTTCAACACCCGCCCCGGTTTCGGGGACGTCCGCGTGTCGGTCGAGCTCGAAGGACCGGCGAGCCGGGAGCGCTACGAAGACCTCAAGCGCGAGGTCGACGAGCACTGCCCGGTGCTCGACCTGTTCCGGAACGAGACGCCGGTCAGCACGAAGCTGACTTAG
- a CDS encoding MFS transporter — MSPGTRSWVVPLAWTAVLLDGFDLVVLGTVLPVLLRGHVWDLTPATASVVSTVGLAGMMLGGLAIGTVTDVIGRRKSLIISVALFSLCTLLCAFAPSTFVFGLLRFVAGLGLGGCLPTAITLVTEYARRGKAGSATTTVMTGYHVGAVLTALLGIVLISPLGWRAMFVAGALPAVVLIPLMLKFLPESETFQRVRETERSAGHAVAGLFRGGLLRATIAFWATSFMGLLLVYGLNTWLPEIMRQAGYPLGAALSLLLTLNVGGIVGLLVAGRVADRVGIRPSAIVWFCAGALFLALLSVKLPAVGLYAAVFLTGCFVFSAQVLVYAYVGRIYPDAIRATGLGWAAGIGRIGAISGPILGGALLTAGIAYPWGFYAFAGVGALGAAAVTVVRPGHHSPARDDVSPATRPATT; from the coding sequence ATGTCCCCTGGCACCCGCTCCTGGGTCGTGCCCCTGGCCTGGACCGCCGTCCTGCTGGACGGGTTCGACCTGGTCGTGCTCGGCACCGTGCTGCCCGTGCTGCTCCGCGGCCACGTCTGGGACCTGACGCCCGCCACGGCTTCGGTCGTGTCGACCGTCGGGCTCGCCGGGATGATGCTGGGCGGCCTGGCGATCGGCACGGTCACCGACGTCATCGGCCGCCGGAAGTCGCTGATCATCTCCGTGGCGCTGTTCTCGCTGTGCACGCTGCTGTGCGCCTTCGCGCCGTCCACGTTCGTCTTCGGCCTGCTGCGGTTCGTCGCCGGTCTCGGCCTCGGCGGCTGCCTGCCGACGGCGATCACGCTGGTCACGGAGTACGCGCGCCGCGGAAAGGCCGGCAGCGCCACGACCACGGTGATGACCGGCTACCACGTCGGTGCGGTGCTCACCGCGCTGCTGGGCATCGTGCTGATCTCGCCGCTGGGCTGGCGCGCGATGTTCGTCGCCGGCGCGCTCCCGGCCGTCGTGCTGATCCCGCTGATGCTGAAGTTCCTGCCGGAGTCCGAGACGTTCCAGCGGGTCCGCGAGACCGAGCGGTCGGCCGGGCACGCCGTCGCCGGCCTGTTCCGCGGCGGCCTGCTGCGCGCGACGATCGCGTTCTGGGCGACGTCGTTCATGGGCCTGCTGCTGGTCTACGGGCTCAACACCTGGCTGCCGGAGATCATGCGCCAGGCCGGCTACCCGCTCGGCGCCGCGTTGAGCCTGCTGCTGACGCTGAACGTCGGCGGCATCGTGGGTCTGCTCGTCGCGGGCCGGGTGGCCGACCGGGTCGGCATCCGCCCGTCGGCGATCGTCTGGTTCTGCGCGGGCGCGTTGTTCCTCGCGCTGCTGAGCGTGAAGCTGCCCGCCGTCGGGCTGTACGCGGCGGTGTTCTTGACCGGTTGCTTCGTGTTCAGCGCCCAGGTGCTCGTGTACGCCTACGTCGGCCGGATCTACCCGGACGCGATCCGCGCGACCGGCCTCGGCTGGGCCGCCGGCATCGGCCGGATCGGCGCGATCTCCGGCCCGATCCTCGGCGGCGCGCTGCTGACGGCGGGAATCGCGTACCCGTGGGGCTTCT
- a CDS encoding adenylosuccinate synthase: MPAIVLIGAQWGDEGKGKATDLMGDRVQWVVRYQGGNNAGHTVVLPNGENFALHLIPSGILTPGVTNVIGNGVVVDPGVLLEELSGLEARDVDTSKLLISADAHLIMPYHVAIDKVTERYLGSRKIGTTGRGIGPCYQDKIARVGVRVQDLLDEKIFRQKVEAALEFKNQVLVKVYNRNALDADQVADEVLAAGEKFAHRIADTRLQLNQALERGETVLLEGSQGTLLDVDHGTYPFVTSSNPTSGGASAGSGIGPGRITTVLGILKAYTTRVGSGPFPTELHDESGEYLRKQGGEFGVTTGRSRRTGWFDAVIARYAVRVNGITDYFLTKLDVLSGLEKVPVCVGYEVDGFRTQDMPMTQTDVHHAIPIYEEHPGWFEDISACRTFEELPANARAYVERLEELSGARISAIGVGPGREQTIVRHKFV, encoded by the coding sequence ATGCCGGCCATCGTGCTCATCGGTGCCCAATGGGGCGACGAAGGCAAGGGCAAGGCCACCGACCTGATGGGTGACCGCGTCCAGTGGGTCGTCCGCTACCAGGGCGGCAACAACGCCGGTCACACGGTCGTCCTGCCGAACGGCGAGAACTTCGCCCTGCACCTCATCCCGTCCGGCATCCTGACGCCGGGCGTGACCAACGTCATCGGCAACGGCGTGGTGGTGGACCCGGGCGTGCTGCTCGAAGAGCTCTCCGGCCTCGAAGCGCGGGACGTCGACACGTCCAAGCTGCTGATCTCGGCCGACGCGCACCTGATCATGCCGTACCACGTGGCCATCGACAAAGTCACCGAGCGGTACCTCGGCAGCCGCAAGATCGGCACCACCGGCCGCGGCATCGGGCCGTGCTACCAGGACAAGATCGCCCGCGTCGGCGTCCGCGTGCAGGACCTGCTCGACGAGAAGATCTTCCGCCAGAAGGTCGAAGCCGCGCTGGAGTTCAAGAACCAGGTACTGGTGAAGGTCTACAACCGCAACGCCCTCGACGCGGACCAGGTCGCCGACGAGGTGCTGGCCGCGGGCGAGAAGTTCGCGCACCGCATCGCGGACACGCGGCTGCAGCTCAACCAGGCGCTGGAGCGCGGCGAAACCGTGCTGCTGGAGGGCTCACAGGGCACGCTGCTCGACGTCGACCACGGCACCTACCCGTTCGTGACGTCGTCGAACCCGACGTCCGGCGGCGCGAGCGCCGGCTCCGGCATCGGGCCGGGCCGGATCACGACGGTGCTCGGCATCCTCAAGGCCTACACCACGCGCGTCGGTTCCGGCCCGTTCCCGACCGAGCTGCACGACGAGTCCGGCGAGTACCTGCGCAAGCAGGGCGGCGAGTTCGGCGTGACGACGGGCCGCTCGCGCCGCACCGGCTGGTTCGACGCGGTGATCGCGCGGTACGCGGTGCGCGTCAACGGCATCACCGACTACTTCCTCACGAAGCTGGACGTGTTGTCCGGGCTGGAGAAGGTTCCGGTGTGCGTCGGCTACGAAGTCGACGGATTCCGCACGCAGGACATGCCGATGACGCAGACCGACGTGCACCACGCGATCCCGATCTACGAAGAGCACCCGGGCTGGTTCGAGGACATCTCGGCGTGCCGCACGTTCGAGGAGCTCCCGGCGAACGCCCGCGCGTACGTCGAGCGCCTGGAAGAGCTGTCGGGCGCCCGGATTTCGGCGATCGGCGTCGGCCCGGGCCGCGAGCAGACGATCGTGCGGCACAAGTTCGTTTGA